A stretch of Mustela nigripes isolate SB6536 chromosome 6, MUSNIG.SB6536, whole genome shotgun sequence DNA encodes these proteins:
- the SPRYD3 gene encoding SPRY domain-containing protein 3 isoform X1, producing the protein MRRTRRPRFVLMNKMDDLNLHYRFLNWRRRIREIREVRAFRYQERFKHILVDGDTLSYHGNSGEVGCYVASRPLTKDSNYFEVSIVDSGVRGTIAVGLVPQYYSLDHQPGWLPDSVAYHADDGKLYNGRAKGRQFGSKCNSGDRIGCGIEPVSFDVQTAQIFFTKNGKRVGSTIMPMSPDGLFPAVGMHSLGEEVRLHLNAELGREDDSVMMVDSYEDEWGRLHDVRVCGTLLEYLGKGKSIVDVGLAQARHPLSTRSHYFEVEIVDPGEKCYIALGLARKDYPKNRHPGWSRGSVAYHADDGKIFHGSGVGDPFGPRCYKGDIMGCGIMFPRDYILDSEGDSDDSCDTVILSPTARAVRNVRNVMYLHQEGEEEEEEEEEEEDGEEIEQEHEGRKVVVFFTRNGKIIGKKDAVVPSGGFFPTIGMLSCGEKVKVDLHPLSG; encoded by the exons ATGAGGAGGACGCGGCGGCCCCG GTTTGTTCTCATGAACAAGATGGATGACCTCAACCTGCACTACCGGTTTCTGAATTGGCGCCGGAGGATCCGGGAGATTCGGGAGGTCCGGGCTTTCCGATACCAGGAGAGGTTCAAGCACATTCTTGTAGATGGAGACACTTTGAG TTACCATGGAAACTCCGGTGAAGTTGGCTGCTATGTGGCTTCTCGACCTCTGACCAAGGACAGCAATTATTTTGAG GTATCGATTGTGGACAGCGGGGTCCGGGGCACCATAGCTGTGGGGCTTGTCCCACAATACTACAGCCTGGATCATCAGCCTGGCTGGTTGCCTGACTCTGTAGCCTACCATGCTGATGACGGCAA GCTATACAATGGCCGAGCCAAAGGCCGGCAGTTTGGGTCAAAGTGCAACTCTGGGGACCGGATTGGCTGCGGCATTGAGCCTgtgtcctttgatgtgcagaCTGCCCAGATCTTTTTCACCAAAAACGGGAAACGG GTGGGCTCCACCATCATGCCCATGTCCCCAGACGGACTGTTCCCGGCGGTGGGCATGCACTCTCTGGGTGAGGAGGTGCGCCTGCACCTCAACGCTGAGCTGGGCCGCGAAGACGACAGTGTCATGATGGTGGACAGTTATGAGGATGAGTGGGGCCGGCTGCATGATGTCCGAGTCTGCGGAACT CTGCTGGAGTACTTGGGCAAGGGCAAGAGCATCGTTGACGTGGGGCTGGCCCAGGCCCGGCACCCACTGAGCACCCGTAGCCACTACTTTGAGGTGGAGATCGTGGACCCTGGAGAGAAATGCTACATCGCCTTGGGGCTGGCCCGGAAG GATTATCCCAAGAACAGACACCCTGGCTGGAGCAGAGGCTCTGTGGCTTATCATGCAG ATGACGGGAAGATCTTCCATGGCAGTGGTGTGGGCGACCCATTTGGGCCACGCTGTTATAAAGGGGACATTATGGGCTGCGGAATCATGTTCCCCCGGGACTACATTCTGGACAGTGAGG GTGACAGTGATGACAGTTGTGACACAGTGATCCTGTCCCCTACTGCCCGAGCCGTCCGGAACGTCCGGAATGTCATGTACCTGCaccaggagggagaagaggaagaggaggaagaagaagaggaagaagatggggaAGAGATTGAGCAAGAGCATGAGGGCAGGAAGGTGGTG gttttCTTCACTCGGAATGGCAAGATCATCGGAAAGAAGGATGCTGTCGTACCTTCTGGTGGCTTCTTCCCCACCATAGGAATGCTGAGCTGTGGGGAGAAAGTCAAAGTGGATCTGCATCCCTTGAGTGGCTAG
- the SPRYD3 gene encoding SPRY domain-containing protein 3 isoform X3 gives MRRTRRPRFVLMNKMDDLNLHYRFLNWRRRIREIREVRAFRYQERFKHILVDGDTLSYHGNSGEVGCYVASRPLTKDSNYFEVSIVDSGVRGTIAVGLVPQYYSLDHQPGWLPDSVAYHADDGKLYNGRAKGRQFGSKCNSGDRIGCGIEPVSFDVQTAQIFFTKNGKRLLEYLGKGKSIVDVGLAQARHPLSTRSHYFEVEIVDPGEKCYIALGLARKDYPKNRHPGWSRGSVAYHADDGKIFHGSGVGDPFGPRCYKGDIMGCGIMFPRDYILDSEGDSDDSCDTVILSPTARAVRNVRNVMYLHQEGEEEEEEEEEEEDGEEIEQEHEGRKVVVFFTRNGKIIGKKDAVVPSGGFFPTIGMLSCGEKVKVDLHPLSG, from the exons ATGAGGAGGACGCGGCGGCCCCG GTTTGTTCTCATGAACAAGATGGATGACCTCAACCTGCACTACCGGTTTCTGAATTGGCGCCGGAGGATCCGGGAGATTCGGGAGGTCCGGGCTTTCCGATACCAGGAGAGGTTCAAGCACATTCTTGTAGATGGAGACACTTTGAG TTACCATGGAAACTCCGGTGAAGTTGGCTGCTATGTGGCTTCTCGACCTCTGACCAAGGACAGCAATTATTTTGAG GTATCGATTGTGGACAGCGGGGTCCGGGGCACCATAGCTGTGGGGCTTGTCCCACAATACTACAGCCTGGATCATCAGCCTGGCTGGTTGCCTGACTCTGTAGCCTACCATGCTGATGACGGCAA GCTATACAATGGCCGAGCCAAAGGCCGGCAGTTTGGGTCAAAGTGCAACTCTGGGGACCGGATTGGCTGCGGCATTGAGCCTgtgtcctttgatgtgcagaCTGCCCAGATCTTTTTCACCAAAAACGGGAAACGG CTGCTGGAGTACTTGGGCAAGGGCAAGAGCATCGTTGACGTGGGGCTGGCCCAGGCCCGGCACCCACTGAGCACCCGTAGCCACTACTTTGAGGTGGAGATCGTGGACCCTGGAGAGAAATGCTACATCGCCTTGGGGCTGGCCCGGAAG GATTATCCCAAGAACAGACACCCTGGCTGGAGCAGAGGCTCTGTGGCTTATCATGCAG ATGACGGGAAGATCTTCCATGGCAGTGGTGTGGGCGACCCATTTGGGCCACGCTGTTATAAAGGGGACATTATGGGCTGCGGAATCATGTTCCCCCGGGACTACATTCTGGACAGTGAGG GTGACAGTGATGACAGTTGTGACACAGTGATCCTGTCCCCTACTGCCCGAGCCGTCCGGAACGTCCGGAATGTCATGTACCTGCaccaggagggagaagaggaagaggaggaagaagaagaggaagaagatggggaAGAGATTGAGCAAGAGCATGAGGGCAGGAAGGTGGTG gttttCTTCACTCGGAATGGCAAGATCATCGGAAAGAAGGATGCTGTCGTACCTTCTGGTGGCTTCTTCCCCACCATAGGAATGCTGAGCTGTGGGGAGAAAGTCAAAGTGGATCTGCATCCCTTGAGTGGCTAG
- the SPRYD3 gene encoding SPRY domain-containing protein 3 isoform X2: MRRTRRPRFVLMNKMDDLNLHYRFLNWRRRIREIREVRAFRYQERFKHILVDGDTLSYHGNSGEVGCYVASRPLTKDSNYFEVSIVDSGVRGTIAVGLVPQYYSLDHQPGWLPDSVAYHADDGKLYNGRAKGRQFGSKCNSGDRIGCGIEPVSFDVQTAQIFFTKNGKRVGSTIMPMSPDGLFPAVGMHSLGEEVRLHLNAELGREDDSVMMVDSYEDEWGRLHDVRVCGTDYPKNRHPGWSRGSVAYHADDGKIFHGSGVGDPFGPRCYKGDIMGCGIMFPRDYILDSEGDSDDSCDTVILSPTARAVRNVRNVMYLHQEGEEEEEEEEEEEDGEEIEQEHEGRKVVVFFTRNGKIIGKKDAVVPSGGFFPTIGMLSCGEKVKVDLHPLSG; encoded by the exons ATGAGGAGGACGCGGCGGCCCCG GTTTGTTCTCATGAACAAGATGGATGACCTCAACCTGCACTACCGGTTTCTGAATTGGCGCCGGAGGATCCGGGAGATTCGGGAGGTCCGGGCTTTCCGATACCAGGAGAGGTTCAAGCACATTCTTGTAGATGGAGACACTTTGAG TTACCATGGAAACTCCGGTGAAGTTGGCTGCTATGTGGCTTCTCGACCTCTGACCAAGGACAGCAATTATTTTGAG GTATCGATTGTGGACAGCGGGGTCCGGGGCACCATAGCTGTGGGGCTTGTCCCACAATACTACAGCCTGGATCATCAGCCTGGCTGGTTGCCTGACTCTGTAGCCTACCATGCTGATGACGGCAA GCTATACAATGGCCGAGCCAAAGGCCGGCAGTTTGGGTCAAAGTGCAACTCTGGGGACCGGATTGGCTGCGGCATTGAGCCTgtgtcctttgatgtgcagaCTGCCCAGATCTTTTTCACCAAAAACGGGAAACGG GTGGGCTCCACCATCATGCCCATGTCCCCAGACGGACTGTTCCCGGCGGTGGGCATGCACTCTCTGGGTGAGGAGGTGCGCCTGCACCTCAACGCTGAGCTGGGCCGCGAAGACGACAGTGTCATGATGGTGGACAGTTATGAGGATGAGTGGGGCCGGCTGCATGATGTCCGAGTCTGCGGAACT GATTATCCCAAGAACAGACACCCTGGCTGGAGCAGAGGCTCTGTGGCTTATCATGCAG ATGACGGGAAGATCTTCCATGGCAGTGGTGTGGGCGACCCATTTGGGCCACGCTGTTATAAAGGGGACATTATGGGCTGCGGAATCATGTTCCCCCGGGACTACATTCTGGACAGTGAGG GTGACAGTGATGACAGTTGTGACACAGTGATCCTGTCCCCTACTGCCCGAGCCGTCCGGAACGTCCGGAATGTCATGTACCTGCaccaggagggagaagaggaagaggaggaagaagaagaggaagaagatggggaAGAGATTGAGCAAGAGCATGAGGGCAGGAAGGTGGTG gttttCTTCACTCGGAATGGCAAGATCATCGGAAAGAAGGATGCTGTCGTACCTTCTGGTGGCTTCTTCCCCACCATAGGAATGCTGAGCTGTGGGGAGAAAGTCAAAGTGGATCTGCATCCCTTGAGTGGCTAG